The following are from one region of the Pocillopora verrucosa isolate sample1 chromosome 3, ASM3666991v2, whole genome shotgun sequence genome:
- the LOC131797954 gene encoding adhesion G-protein coupled receptor D1-like yields MLLNLCVAIAASCFLIILVGYAKKIEMLCTVTAVSLHYFLLCVFSWMLGHGVILYFLIIKVETQDNIKSRMKWIYAFGWISPLPIVAVSLVLTGADSYAANNCWLTIEYGIIYWTFVVPVAIIVLINSILFFVLLHRISRASRSKEKITRAKHVRAWLRRSAMLLPLMGVTWLFGFLTFISSTVVFHYIFTILNSLQGFFIFFNVCVLEDTFRESMVITLCKHTKENSDRYLNKHALRSTPTQIQIAVSKDKKINVSQQEGFDDFANNKDSKRLKIKRQNWMITSRL; encoded by the exons ATGTTACTGAATCTTTGTGTGGCCATTGCTGCTTCTTGTTTTTTGATTATCCTGGTTGGATATGCGAAAAAAATAGAG ATGCTATGCACAGTCACTGCAGTAAGCCTCCATTATTTCCTATTGTGTGTATTTTCATGGATGCTGGGTCATGGCGTTATCCTGTATTTCCTGATCATCAAAGTTGAGACGCAAGACAATATAAAGTCAAGGATGAAATGGATCTACGCCTTTGGATGGA TTTCCCCTCTGCCAATTGTGGCCGTGTCATTGGTATTGACTGGTGCCGATAGTTACGCAGCCAATAACTGCTGGCTGACAATAGAGTATGGGATAATTTACTGGACCTTCGTTGTCCCAGTTGCGATAATCGTGCTG ATCAACtcgattttgttttttgtcctgCTACATCGTATAAGCAGAGCTTCAAGGTCCAAAGAAAAGATAACACGTGCCAAGCACGTTAGGGCTTGGTTACGTCGTTCAGCAATGCTATTGCCATTAATGGGAGTCACGTGGTTGTTTGGCTTTCTGACGTTCATTTCCTCTACAGTtgtttttcattacatttttacCATATTGAACTCGCTACAAGGattctttatcttttttaatgtttgcgTCTTAGAAGATACG ttcagagaatctaTGGTTATTACGTTGTGTAAGCACACCAAGGAAAACTCTGACCGGTACCTGAATAAACACGCATTAAGATCCACTCCTACACAAATACAAATTGCAG TTTCTAAAGACAAAAAGATTAATGTTAGTCAACAAGAAGGATTTGATGACTTCGCAAACAACAAGGACTCAAAGAGACTCAAAATTAAACGGCAGAATTGGATGATAACCAGTCGTCTTTAG